Sequence from the Gloeocapsopsis dulcis genome:
GTTACCACCGTTCCGCCTGGGAAACCACAGGCGGCAATGCTTAATCTAGAGAAAGATAAAGTATTAAATTATTTTGCTCATAGTTTCAATTCAGAACAAAGACTTTCTACTTTCTTTTCTAAATGCCGAACATTCATCCAATCTCGAAAAGCCCATTCCTTCTCAGGTGTAACTTTGATCTGTTCAAGTAATGATTGATTAGGAAATTTACCTAGTAAGTCTTGAGTGTTGAGTTCTACAAAGATATCTATTGCTTCAGGAAAATAATAAGCAATAAGTGTAGGTCTATAAATATCTGCGGTTTGGGTGTAAAGTAGTGAACGATCATAGATATCTGTTGCAGGCATTGCTAAATTCAAGTCAAATTTGGCATTAATTCCCTGAACGAACTGTTCTGTGTGATTAACTATGTTATCAACGCTAACTAAGAGACACTGATTAGGAAACTTGTGCAGAAAATTCAATAGTTTTTGGTTATAATGTATCCAAAGTTTGATTGCTAGCTCTGGATATTTCATAAATATCTCATCACCACGACGATAAAGAGAATCTACAACTTCCCAAGGTGAGCGGTAAATAAAAATAAACTTAGCATCTGGAAGTAGCTCAGCCCAAAAGTCCAGAAAAAGTGTTGTTCTTGGATCTTTCCATTCCCAAATGTTCGCTTGGGAATTTTTGCTGATAATTTCTTTGGCTTGCTGTCTGTAAGGTTCTTGAACTGGAATATTATCTTCTAATGTCCAACCAATCTCATCTAAACCTTGCGATCGCAAAACCTCTTCATGAAACCTCACGAAATCTACATTTTCAAAAAAACCCTTAATATTTCCATGACCTGGTTCTAACAGTCTTTGCCCAATATCTAATCCGGCATTTTGTAGTAAAGATGTAGTAAAAGACGTTCCAGAACGAGCCATTCCGGCAACGATCAAAACTGACTGTTTTCTCTTAACTTGCATAGATTCAGAAGTTTATTCACTCTTACTTCTCAAAATACTAAAAAATTCATTAAATTCATATTGCTCATGCCAACCCTGGTACTGCTGTCTCTTCACTATCTGCTCTTTTCACTTCAAAATTATCCAGATAAACCAATTAACTACAACTTTCGCACGTTTCAGGGGCTTTAGCTACTGCCTGCTATCTTAATCTAGCCAGAGTAATGAAAGAGAGATATTTCTTAAATGCGATCGCCTCCGCTGATATCACTATCAGTTTGCCTTGGCTTTTTTGCCTCTTCACTTGCCTGGTTAATAACTGCTAAGTGCTAAATGTTTTCCATCTAATCCTTGGCTTTAGTCTTGCTGAAGTTCAGCGTACGACGCGCATGAAGTGCTGCTATTATTCTGCAAAATTTCTTGCCATGCTTTTACAACGCTTTTCTCTTCTAATTGCAACGAGTACTGCAACGCTGTATCTCTGCCTATCTCGCTAACTGTTTCCCAAGTTTTGATTGCTGCTGGAAATGATTGGGTAATCATCTCTATCGTTTTAGCAATACTTAAAAAATCTCCAGGTTCAAACAAAAAGGTGGGATGCACATATTCGGTTATAGGTGCTACATTGTAAGCAAAAACTAAACATCCGCAAGCCATCGCCTCTAAAGGCATTAGCGGAAAGCCTTCCTCTTTACTTAAAAAGATAAATATCAAAGACTCCTGCATAATTTGGGCGACTTCTACCTCAGTCTTATCCTCAATAAACACCCATTCGTATTCACTTAAATTATTTAATCCTTGTTCAGCACGGGATTGTAAGATATGATAAAGTAGAGTAATATCCAGAGGTCTTTTTGCCGGATTACAAGCTATCCTTTTTTTCTTTTTCTTTAGCGGTTGAAACTTAAACTTATCAGTATCAACTCCGCAAAATACTCGAAAAATATCTAACTGAGGATAAGCAAACTTTAGGTAACTTTTATTGTGTTCTGAAACTACCAAAGCGCCTTTTACTTCTGCATGAAGATAAGGATATGTTTGTGGTTTTTGCCTGTCAAATACATGAAATCCATAGTAAATATTTTGATTAAAGATTATTTTATTACCAGAAAAAGAAAGCATATCGTTACCCACATCTTCTGGTAAGACTACGAAATCTTTCTCTTTATCAAATAAGCTATTAAAAGTATCTAAGTAGATAATTTTTGCATTATGGTTAAACCAAGTGATTTTAAAGTTTTTGGTGGTATGTAGAATGTATGACTCATAACCATGCTTGTTAAGAATTTCACTGTGTTTATAGATTTCCTTGTTACCTCCAGATGATTGATTGTCACTAAAACAGAAATAAAATATCTTTTGGTGCCTCATTTGATAAAGATAATAAACTGTTTTTTTATGACTAACTAATATAATTACAATAAAATCTAACTGAATCTGTAGTTCTGTATCAAATAACTATGAAAAGGAAATTAAAGCACTTTCACACGTTTTTTTAATTCAAAACGAAGGCTTTTAACTTTTTTTTCTAAATGTCGAATGTTTATCCAATCCTGAAAAGCCCATGTCTGCTCAGGAATTGCTTTAATCTGTTCAAGTAATGCTTCATCTGGAGAACTACCCCCTAAGATCTCTCTCTTGTTGAGTTCTGCGTAGACATTGATTGCTTCAGGGAAATAATAAGCAATCAGTGTAGGTCTATGAATATCCGCTGTTTGCGTGTAAAGCAGCGAACGGTCATAAATCTCGGCAGCAGGTTTGACTAAGTTCAAATCAAATTTATTATTAATTTTATAAATAAATTCTTCTGTATGACTAACGATGCTATAAACACTGGTTAGTAAGCACTGGTCGGGAAAACTATCAAGAAAATTTAATATTTTTTGATTGTAATGTATCCAAAGTTTGACTGCTAGCTCTGGATATTTCATAAATATCTCATCACCACGACGATAAAGAGAATCTACAACTTCCCAAGGTGAGCGGTAAATAAAAATAAACTTAGCATCTGGTAGTAACTCAGTCCAAAAGTCCAGAAAAAGTGTTGTTCTTGGATCTTTCCATCCCCAAATGTTCACTTGGGAATTTTTGCTAATAATTTCTTTGGCTTGCTGTCTGTAAGGTTCTTGAACTGGAACCTTATCTTCTAATGTCCAACCAATCTCATTCAAACCTTGCGATCGCAGCACCTCTTCATGAAACTTAACAAAATCTACATTTTCAAAAAAACCCTTAATATTTCCATGACCTGGTTTTAACAATCGTTTCCCAATATCTAATCCGGCATTTTGTAGTAAAGATGTAGTAAAAGATGTTCCAGAACGGTGCATCCCAGTGATGATTAACACTGACTGTTTTCTCTTAGCTTGCATAATTTCAGAAATTTATTCTCTCTTACTGCTCAAAATACTTAAAGATTCAGTAATTTCGTGTTGCTTATGCCAACCCTGGTACCACTGTCTCTTCCTTCTCCGATCTTTTCGCTTCAATAATTATCCAAATAGGCCAAATAAAGACAATCATTAAACTAGCAAACAAGAATAAAATATTTTTCCAGCAGGAGAATGAAGGCTGGTGACTAATATTTCTCAAAAGAGCTAACCAGGAAATTACACCAGACAAAAGATAACTAACAGTTACTAAAGATACAAAAAAGGTAATAATCATAACTTGCACTTTTATTTTTTATCTAGGCAGATAACTTACCTGGCATATATCCTTTTGCTAAAGAAAGATGTGTTGGATAAAGATTAGAAAACACAGGAAATTCGGGAGATTCTACACGTAAACTCTTACTCTGCAAAATATCTGCAATTCTTTGCACAACCTCAGGATATTTGTTTGCGACATTGCGCTGTTCGCTGACGTCCTTTTCTAGGTCATACAATTCAATTGGTCGGTCAATTCCATGACGTACAGCTTTCCATCGATTCATCCGAATTGCTTGCTCAAAGCCTCGTTCGTGAAATTCCCAATAGAGAAATTCATGGTTATTTGCTGGTTGACTCAGTAGCACAGGTAACATCGATATTCCATCAATACCTTTTGGTGTTGGAATTCCGGCAATTTCTGTTGCGGTTGGCAGAAAGTCCCATAGTGCATAGGGCTGATGATATTCTCCTGGTTGAATTGTTCCTAACCAACGAGCAATCATCGGTACGCGAACACCGCCATCATAGAGATCGCGCTTAATACCATTGAGTGGT
This genomic interval carries:
- a CDS encoding glycosyltransferase, translating into MRHQKIFYFCFSDNQSSGGNKEIYKHSEILNKHGYESYILHTTKNFKITWFNHNAKIIYLDTFNSLFDKEKDFVVLPEDVGNDMLSFSGNKIIFNQNIYYGFHVFDRQKPQTYPYLHAEVKGALVVSEHNKSYLKFAYPQLDIFRVFCGVDTDKFKFQPLKKKKKRIACNPAKRPLDITLLYHILQSRAEQGLNNLSEYEWVFIEDKTEVEVAQIMQESLIFIFLSKEEGFPLMPLEAMACGCLVFAYNVAPITEYVHPTFLFEPGDFLSIAKTIEMITQSFPAAIKTWETVSEIGRDTALQYSLQLEEKSVVKAWQEILQNNSSTSCASYAELQQD
- a CDS encoding sulfotransferase family protein, translated to MQVKRKQSVLIVAGMARSGTSFTTSLLQNAGLDIGQRLLEPGHGNIKGFFENVDFVRFHEEVLRSQGLDEIGWTLEDNIPVQEPYRQQAKEIISKNSQANIWEWKDPRTTLFLDFWAELLPDAKFIFIYRSPWEVVDSLYRRGDEIFMKYPELAIKLWIHYNQKLLNFLHKFPNQCLLVSVDNIVNHTEQFVQGINAKFDLNLAMPATDIYDRSLLYTQTADIYRPTLIAYYFPEAIDIFVELNTQDLLGKFPNQSLLEQIKVTPEKEWAFRDWMNVRHLEKKVESLCSELKL
- a CDS encoding sulfotransferase family protein, with amino-acid sequence MLIITGMHRSGTSFTTSLLQNAGLDIGKRLLKPGHGNIKGFFENVDFVKFHEEVLRSQGLNEIGWTLEDKVPVQEPYRQQAKEIISKNSQVNIWGWKDPRTTLFLDFWTELLPDAKFIFIYRSPWEVVDSLYRRGDEIFMKYPELAVKLWIHYNQKILNFLDSFPDQCLLTSVYSIVSHTEEFIYKINNKFDLNLVKPAAEIYDRSLLYTQTADIHRPTLIAYYFPEAINVYAELNKREILGGSSPDEALLEQIKAIPEQTWAFQDWINIRHLEKKVKSLRFELKKRVKVL